One Frankia alni ACN14a DNA window includes the following coding sequences:
- a CDS encoding enoyl-CoA hydratase-related protein, whose translation MEEPKFVRVEIADRIATVTLARPPRNALSAPMMREIGQVFTELGRGNEAAVAILASDFERVFCAGADITESDRRYNRRELLPEESLTDLIDPGSVVRGCLAGIRDGGLPVVAAVGGACVGAGAALVGCCDLVVLAEEAFFSLPEIDVGVLGGTRHVQRLVGPMKTREMALTGRRVPAAEFYRLGAAAALVPRAELADTARALAAEVAAKSPLALRLSKESMNRVEDLPLDEGYRLEQDYTARVSRLDDAGEARRAYLEKREPHWTWR comes from the coding sequence GTGGAAGAACCCAAGTTCGTCCGGGTCGAGATCGCTGACCGCATCGCCACGGTCACGCTCGCCCGCCCCCCGCGCAACGCGCTGAGCGCGCCGATGATGCGCGAGATCGGGCAGGTGTTCACCGAGCTCGGCCGGGGGAACGAGGCCGCCGTCGCGATCCTCGCCTCGGACTTCGAGCGCGTCTTCTGCGCCGGCGCCGACATCACCGAGTCGGATCGCCGCTACAACCGCCGTGAGCTCCTGCCCGAGGAGAGCCTGACCGACCTGATCGATCCCGGCTCCGTCGTGCGCGGCTGCCTCGCCGGCATCCGCGACGGCGGCCTGCCCGTCGTCGCGGCGGTCGGCGGCGCGTGCGTCGGGGCCGGAGCCGCCCTGGTCGGCTGCTGTGACCTGGTCGTCCTCGCCGAGGAGGCGTTCTTCTCGCTGCCGGAGATCGACGTGGGCGTCCTCGGCGGCACCCGGCACGTGCAGCGCCTCGTCGGGCCGATGAAGACCCGCGAGATGGCGCTGACGGGCCGGCGCGTGCCCGCGGCCGAGTTCTACCGGCTCGGTGCCGCCGCCGCACTGGTGCCCCGCGCCGAGCTCGCCGACACGGCGCGCGCCCTGGCCGCGGAGGTCGCGGCGAAGAGCCCGCTGGCGCTGCGGCTGTCCAAGGAGTCGATGAACCGGGTCGAGGACCTCCCCCTCGACGAGGGCTACCGGCTGGAGCAGGACTACACCGCGCGGGTCAGCCGCCTCGACGACGCCGGCGAGGCGCGCCGCGCCTACCTGGAGAAGCGCGAGCCGCACTGGACCTGGCGCTGA
- a CDS encoding SDR family NAD(P)-dependent oxidoreductase produces MTATVHIDMSGKVALVTGGGYGMGRASARRFAECGAAVVVADINPDTGAETVELIRAAGGQATFVHADVGEPEAVRDMVDRTVATYGGLDYAHNNAGIVESQDPVVSYPEQLWERILRTNLTSVFLCLKYEIPRMLERGGGAIVNVASESTYKGNVADIGYTASKHGVVGLTTAAALQYARRNIRVNAVAPGNVDTGIVERARQYLTPEQLRSMEQAQPIRRLSRPEEIAEVVVWLCSDAAVLVNAAKIAADTGWHVA; encoded by the coding sequence ATGACGGCCACGGTGCACATCGACATGTCCGGGAAGGTCGCACTGGTCACCGGCGGCGGCTACGGGATGGGACGGGCCTCGGCCCGGCGGTTCGCCGAGTGCGGCGCGGCGGTGGTCGTCGCCGACATCAACCCGGACACGGGGGCGGAGACGGTCGAGCTGATCCGCGCCGCGGGCGGGCAGGCGACGTTCGTCCACGCCGACGTCGGTGAGCCGGAGGCCGTGCGGGACATGGTCGACCGCACGGTCGCCACCTACGGGGGTCTGGACTACGCCCACAACAACGCCGGCATCGTCGAGTCCCAGGATCCGGTCGTCAGCTACCCGGAACAGCTCTGGGAGCGGATCCTGCGCACCAACCTGACCAGCGTGTTCCTGTGCCTGAAGTACGAGATCCCGCGGATGCTGGAGCGCGGCGGCGGGGCCATCGTCAACGTGGCGTCGGAGTCCACCTACAAGGGCAACGTCGCCGACATCGGGTACACGGCCAGCAAGCACGGCGTGGTGGGCCTGACCACGGCCGCCGCCCTGCAGTACGCCCGGCGCAACATCCGGGTCAACGCCGTGGCGCCCGGCAACGTGGACACCGGGATCGTCGAGCGGGCCCGCCAGTACCTGACGCCGGAGCAGCTGCGGTCGATGGAGCAGGCCCAGCCGATCCGCCGGCTCAGCCGCCCCGAGGAGATCGCCGAGGTCGTCGTCTGGCTGTGCTCGGACGCCGCCGTGCTCGTCAACGCCGCCAAGATCGCCGCCGACACCGGCTGGCACGTCGCCTGA